The nucleotide sequence cgtgcatggtccgttgtctaatagcacattattgtgcaattgcaggaaccattctaatatttaggttttaaacaatttggtcttgcacatgtaggtcctactgcgagaggttttgacccactgttcgaccctttttgcatatggggaaatgagttgtccatgaatatcaatcaagtcaagaaactcataaATAttattaggataaagaaattagcggcaaaaaacaacaaaatctttgtctgcacaatgacgaagacatcagttcactacaagatggtactgactattataccttgcctttttttctccctttgccccatttccaatatacataagatatttatgcacatccttgttttcaggcctttccaaagcaggtCACTAaggattacctctcaaaccacctatatgATCAGGAGGCGAGGAAAATTTTCATACAACActcatggttcaatattgaagtgttcctgaagaggacgaaggatggatggtcaatctgttggggaacgtagtaatttcaaaaaaattcctacgcacacgcaagatcatggtgatgcatagcaacgagaggggagagtgtgatctacgtacccttgtagaccgaaagcggaagcgttagcacaacgcggttgatgtagtcatacgtcttcacggcccgaccgatcaagcaccgaaactacagcacctccgagttctagcacacgttcagctcgatgacgatccccggactccgatccagtaaagtgtcggggaagagttccgtcaacacgacggcgtggtgatgatcttgatgttctaccgtcgcagggcttcgcctaagcaccgctacaatattatcgaggattatggtggaggggggcaccgcacacagctaagagaacgatcacgaagatcaacttgtgtgtctatggggtgccccctgcccccgtatataaaggagcaagggggaggccggccggcccttgtgggcgcgccaaggaggagtaggattcctactcctagttggagtaggtttccacctttcctagtccaactaggagaagggggggaaaggggggaagaggggaaggaagggagagaggggtcgcgccccaaaccccttgtccaattcggactgggcttgggaggggcacgcgccacctcctggtcctttccactaaggcccattaaggcccattgcttcttcctcgtattcccgtaactccccggcacctccgaaaatacccgaatcactcggaacctttccgatgtctgaatatagtcgtccaatatatcgatctttacgtctcgaccatttcgagactcctcatcatgtccccgatctcatccgggactccgaactccttcggtacatcaaaactcataaactcataatataactgtcatcgaaaccttaagcgtgcggaccctacgggttcgagaacaatgtagacatgaccgagacacgtctccggtcaataaccaatagcggaacctggatgctcatattggctcccacatattctacgaagatctttatcggtcagaccgcataacaacatacgttgttccctttgtcatcggtatgttacttgcccgagattcgatcgtcggtatcttaatacctagttcaatctcgttatcggcaagtctctttactcatttcataatacatcatcttgcaactaacttattagttgtaatgcttgcaaggcttatgtgatgtgcattactgagagggcccagagatacctcttcgacaatcagagtgacaaatgctaatctcgaaatacgccaacccaacattcacctttggagacacctgtagagctcctttataatcacccagttacgttgtgacgtttggtagcacacaaagtgttcctccggtaaacgggagttgcataatctcatagtcataggaacatgtataagtgatgaagaaagcaatagcaacatactaaatgatcgagtgctaagctaacggaatgggtcaagtcaatcacatcagtcttctaatgatgtgatcccgttaatcaaataacaactcttttgttcatggttaggaaacataaccatcttcgattaacgagctagtctagtagaggcatactagtgacactctgtttgtctatgtattcacagatgtattatgtttccggttaatacaattctagcatgaataataaagatttatcatgatataaggaaataaataataattttattattgcctctagggcatatttccttcataatcatccacagacactggcctaaagttgcaaagaccttgaacatgaatgaaggctcaatattcgccttttgcttcagcagttttccagatgagatgcatctgtctatgtaccgtctatgatgctaatttcgaaaggttctagatgttgcatgtgaaacttggtgttggtgcagttgtgtaatggggtagctgagtgctgaagcaatATCATGTTATACtcagatgtatttcaattatgaaatcctgcttccttaatatggaaatgaaatatattatgtgcttaatatgaatgtcaatttgattaataaatggattactaATAATAGGtaaattagcccgctaattgggttttcctattgcaaacggttattgataaaacaccatgggcgatgacctaggCAACGCACATAATTtgtaggaataaactgtgttggatcaatgaataatcacacacgacattctcttgaaaactatttgcgttacgccaccttgtgcaaatattttccttggagtgactgtgtgggatgtatatatgaacagaaacgtttagcggcgactgactgtgtggggtgtacttacgaccgaaaacgattttgcttgtataattgtattttttttagcactactgtatgtataaccgtatttggtcgctcgccggtcgcacacgaccttattttaccgagcgtgtgtgccaggagggcatatccccgacggtttctgggtcgtgtgggaaggaccccccctatcgcagtcactcactaggtgacggttccgaacaCCATCGtgcaaaggggttaaaaaccgtttgtatagcacctcgctgtaccagtgataccagcaatcatttgctcacaacacacgcggcttgttaacaggaatcgtatgtgttgttatcggtcttcccacacattttcgattacagacctgtttgccgcgtgtcacacacatcttgttaagttgaaccgtttttgttctcttggcccaacgcaaacagttcatccgagtaaactgtatgccgtatatcacacacaccttcatctggctgcccgtttctgttgtttcgcctcatcacaaatagtttatccgagtgaactatatgccgtatatcacacatgccttcatctgtttgcctatttcttttgtttgcctcatcgcaaacagttcattgaactgaaccgtatacccatcatcgcacacacaactaaaatatgaaccgtgtttgatgtatccttcatcgcaaatgGTTTGCATCTTTTTTATGGttattttacatcaccgtttgcgtttaatgcatcgcacacagtttcgtcaaagggtctctgatcgtagtgccgcgttagcagcatcctgcagtagtgaatataAAGTGTTGAGAAAAAAGAGGTTTGGGAATGGTGGCTGCTAACAAGGCTTGAAGGTTGCTCGACCCCTCTTGATAGCGCGGTTTTTCTGTGACTCGAATAAATTGAAACCAAAGCTTCGATTCGCCAAAAAACCACGCCTTTTACCATtctgtagtgtgtgtgtggggggggggggtgttaaccATCTCCTCAATCAATCTCCGAGGAACCAATGACCCTAGTTACACCTTAGCAACCATCATTAGTTCCACTAATCACATTTCCATCACACCAAAAATACTATTTAAATATAAATCCACTTCCAGCTTACAACGCTTCAAATGAACTATATGCAAGAAATACTATTTAAATATAAATCCACTTTCAACTTTCAACCATCATTAGTAGAAGTGTGAAGAAGTGAAAGATATGcgaaaaatactactccctccgtcccaaaatatgaaatgtttttgcaagctaaaacaacttgcaaaaatgtcttatattatggggTGGAGGGAGTATTTGTGAAGTAGTGTAATCCACTTTATAAATATGCAAGAGATACTACAATCTTTAGAAATACTATTTCACTATAAATATAAATCCACTTTCAACTTTTTTCACTTAACAAAAAGAATTAGTGATGAGTTGGCTACTAGATCATGGTGGATGCTTTGGCCTGTTTCTAacaactttggataaaatctctacCCTGCATTACTTTTCCCTTAGAAGGAATTTTATTGTTTGTCTTATAGCTTTTGCGTACAAATaaagttgtagttcaaattttttaCCAACAGTGGTGCTAGCCCAAATGGCTAGTGCCGCTAATCTCAATGGCAGAGTCATGAGATCGACTCCAACACTTGCATCATTTTTGGCAAAAGAAATAGTAAGACGTTCATTGGACCGACCACGTCATATGAAAAAATAGATCACGCGAGAGAGCAAAATGCGGTCAACGCCCACCTACCCTACACGAACCGCAAATCAAGTGGAAACGGAAACCTTCCCATTAAATAGCTAATTATTGCCCACGACTCTACGCAACCGCGTGATTGCGATCGAAGGGCTCATGGGTCGTTTGCTCGCATCCCTAAACGCGGAGTTCATTTTGGCGTTACTTGTGCTCTCACCTGTAGCAATTAATAGCAACCACAATTATAAAAACCATTATGATTAAGATAAGTGTGACAAGCAAACCCATCCGGGATCCCTCAAATAAAGTTAAATCATCCCGGTCGACCTTGTTCTCTTGTCTTCTCGAAGAATCCTCTGCGAGTCGGGATCAACCTCCACGGTCCCATACGCGTGCTTCCTCTTTTATAGGTGCGGAGTGCATGGCCGGCGGCAAAAACATGATGGCTGTGTTGGTGTCAGCGGAGGTGGAGGCCGAGATGGACCTAGAGTTATCATCTCGCGTCGGGGTGCCCAACTTTGAGTTCGCCTTCAATTCGGAGGTCTTTTCCAACATCGTGATGCAGATAGAGGTCATCACCGGCGGCGACGTCAGTGGAGGGTCTCTCCTCATAGGCGATGACAATAAGAAAGGTGCGTGGATCCCACCCCTGGGTTCGATATGTTTGGCCATTTGGAATTGCATGCATATTTAATTCGATGCATACGTTAATTTGTGTGGGCATATGGGGTTGTTGCgcttgatttgatttgatttgaaatGGTCAGGTAATTTTGTTTCAGCTCAGGCTGACCCTTCATTCAGGCAGTTTACCGTGTTAGTGTAACATGGGGGCAACAGAGGGAATCCATAAGTTATGTGCTTGTGCGTGTGTTGATGTGGTGTACACCTATGTTAGTGCGACATTTTCTTTGTTCACCTATGTTAGTTTGTTTTGTGTGCATCGAAACATTTAGGCTTTGTTTGGACGTAGGGGATATAGGACCCGGGGGAGACAATCCACAATAGGGATTTTTCCCATCACACAGGAATCCGTGGTAGAAAACCATGGCCCCGCTTACCACCATTTGGTTCACTCACGATGGGGGAAAGACGGGGAAAAGTTTGTCCTCTAGCACAGACCGGCGCCAGGGTCACGGGCAGGAGTGCGCTAACTTGTCTAGAGACAACGTGTAAGAGACGAGGAACTCCATCCACGAGTGGAAAGACATTTTTTCCTCCCAGGGAATTCACGAGAAAGCGAAGAAATTTTTCTGTTCCACCTCTCGACCAAATGGTACGGCGGAAAAACCGGGGAAGGTCTACCACCGGGTGGGAGTTTCCAAGGAATGGATCGGGATCCCATCCCCTGCTGCCAAATGAGGCCTTAAGGTCATTGTTAGCCTGCTTGATAACTACTTTTGTTCAAGTAGTTCAAATACTTGTTGCATAGAGATAAATTTGGCACTAGCACATATGCGGTTACACCAGACTGCTAGTATAAGTTTTGCACGTGAGATCTTATGTCGATGGGTGATCGTCAAGATCAGAGATTGTGGGGATCCCCTTTTAGAGATTCAGTCGGGGGTCAAACACTTCAGATCACTTGAGAGATTGAGCCTTTGTTTATCCAGGTTCATGTCAGCAAGAAGGTGTAACACTCGACGTCCTAGTGCTAGTTCTTGCTTCTGAAGAcaagtggtgtgtgtgtgtgtgataacaAGGTTTTCCTCCTCCCTTGAGGCTCCAGTTTGCCCCTTATTTAACATGAGAGCAGCCATAGTATACACTCTTTGGCGCATGTGGTGTGATCGGGGTCAAATGCCCCCTCCTCTCGACCTGCCCGGGCCTATCCAGCCTAGGCACCGTGTATTTCATAGGAATTGGTGGCGTTGCCCTTCAGCAGTGCAATGTTATCTCTTTAACTGTGTCGCTGAATCCATCCGTCATGAAAAAGGTGGATGGAAACCATCTAATGACAACTTCAACACGCCGACGCATTTTGTCTGTGCATGTCCATTTAGACCGAAATGGACACAAAAAATGGCCCAATGTGCCGACACAAACAAACGACCATCCTTTTTCATCTGTCCGGGACCCATTTCTAGCCTGAATTTGGGCCGGATTTCCGTCGACGCACGCATGATACGGACACGCGCCACATCCACCCTTGTCCTTCTCCTGACCCGCCCCTCGGTGATGACGTCCGTTTGATCAGGTTCGCATCGCGGCATGTTGGGGTCGCACTTTGGAGTTGCCCGTTCTGGTCAGGTCCCGCCCCGCGACGTCTTGCATCTATAGTCCTCGTACTTGCTGGCCACGTCCAACTCAGTCCTAGAACTTGCGTATTGCTTCAATACGGTCCCGGTACATGAAAATACGTGATCAATACGGTCCTTGAGGTTGAAACGTCAGTCCTGGCTCTACACGCCGCATACGTATCTCGTATTTCTGTAGTGAAGGCCACGTCTGTATGCGGCCCATATGTCAGTGGGCCGAGTGGGCCgagaaataaaatgaaaaaaagaggcAAAGGGGGATTCGAACCCACTAGCTGTGCCCAACCACTACCCGAGCCGGCCACCAGACCAAGTGCATGATCTTGTTTGACATGGGGATGCACCATATATTATAAGCATATCActgtttctttaaaaaaattatacatgaattttaaaatattcatgagtttttatttaaaaaaagttcatcgattcaaaaaatgttcatgattataAATTAAAACGTTGTGTCTACAACAAATGTATGTAAATTttaaaaaataatcaacacaaTGCTTGGGAATTTTAAAATTATAATTCGAAGATTTTAAAAATCTGGTTCAAAAATGTATTGATGGATTCAAAAATGTTCGTCACAAAAAAAATTCTGACTCTCAAaaggttttcaagaaatattttgCCTATGAAAAAAAACTTGTTTACGAGTTCCAAAAAACATGTGCGCAGTTTCACAAAAATTCACTAACTTGTCAGCGTAGTCCGCCGTATTGCATACAGAAGTtttgaaattgtgaatattttttaattcattATTTTTCCAAAGGCGGTCCACCATTTTAAAAATTGGTCTGAAGGTTTTTCGAATTCAAATTATTTatcgaattaaaaaaatgttgaccatattTTTGAAGATACAAAAATTTTCTTAATTCATGAACTTTTAACAAATTCGTGAATAATTTTTGAAATGGCTTACATTTTTTTTGGAACTCGTGATCATGTTTTTTTGCAAaggcgaacatttttgtttaattcTTGAATAGCTTTTGAAATTAAGAAACATGCTGTCTgtgatgaacaattttttaattcaTCAATTATTTTTTTGAATCAGTGACCATTTTTTCCAAAATTTACGAAATAAAATTTTCTAAATCCCAACCATTTTCTTGAATATTTTCATAAATTCAAGTATTTTTTGTATATATAAACTTTTACTTTTGAATCGTGAACTTTTTTGTATCAATGAACATAAAAGAATCAATTCATGAATTGAACAGAAAAGAATCAATTCATGAATACtaagtgtgtgtgtgcgcgtgcgatATGTGACGAGATGCATATATATTTAGTCTTTTGTACAAGTTGTGAACATGTTTTTGGAGTTTTCTAAGTTGCACtccctatatatatgtgaggagaTGCACTCCCAAAATATTCACCATATTTTTGAAGTTGTGTACATTTCTAAATTCATGAGCTCTTTACAAGTTAGTGAATTTTTGTGAAACTGCGCACATGTTTTTTGGAACTCGTAAACAAGTTTTTTTCCATAGGcaaaatatttcttgaaaaccttTTGAGAGTCAGAATTTTTTTGTGACGAACATTTTTGAATCCATCAATACATTTTTAAAATCTTCGAATTATATTTTTAAAATTCCCAAGCAttgtgttgattattttttaaAATTTACATACATTTGTTGTAGATACAACGTTTTACTTTataatcatgaacattttgtgaatcgatgaactttttttaaaataaaaactcATGAATACTTTAAAATTCACGTATAACTTTTTAAAGAAACAGTGATATGCTTATAATATATGGTGCATCCCCATGCCAAACAAGAACACACACTTGGTCTGGTGGCCGGCTTGGGTAGTGGTTGGGCACAGCTAGTGGGTTCGAATCCCCCTTtgcctttttttcattttatttctcGGCCCACTCGGCCCACTGACATATGGGCCGCATACAGACGTGGCCTTCACTACAGAAATAAGAGATACGTATGCGGTGTGTAGAGCCAAACTGACGTTTTAACCTTAGGGACCGTATTGATCATGTATTTTCATATACCGGGACCGTATTGAAGCAATACGCAAATTCCAAGACTGAGTTGATCATGGCCAGCAAGTACGAGGACTATAGATGCAATTATCTCTCCCAGGTGGGCGCGACGCCTAGTGTTGACGAGGGTCTTAACTTCCCGGCAGTCCTCGAGGTCGTTCCTGGTGGAAAGATCCACCGGGCACCACCTGCCGGTGCCCCCCTCGAAAGCGTTGGTTCCTCTCTTACGGTCCAGGACGTCGCGAAGGTCGTCGATGCGGGCGGTGTCGGATCCACGGGCCCTGCGATTTCCTGGATCCACGGGCGCATGGGGGACTCCTCCTCCAACGCGGCACCGGCGGGTGTCGGAGGAGAACGCACATGGTCTGGAGCGCGGCCACCTTGGTGGCCTCGCCAGCGCCCGGCCGACGGCGCGCTGGTGGGGGCTCGACGAGCAGGCACCGCCGGGGGGAGCTGAGCCCCCTGCCGCTAGAAGACTGGCTGAGCCGCAACGATGTCCCATGCCATACCCAGTGGTTCCCAGCGTGCTGGCGGCGAAGGCCGCTGCCGCCGCTGTGCCTGCGATCGACGGGAGGGCATGGTTGATGATGATTGATACAACAAATATTTAATATTTGGATTTAGCTGTGGTGTTCAAACACATCTATCCCCTGTCCCTGCAACAGCAGAATACAATCAATCCACTGCAACTGAGACTAGCCACTGGACAATGGATGCGAACCATGCGACTCAGAAAACTTGAAAAGATGCTATTCCAGCTGACACCTAAAGTTCTACTACTTGATGTCCTTTAAGGAATTGTAGGTTTTGAAATCCTAGTATTCATGTTACAATTCCTGGTCAAGATTGCAGTGAACCTTTACAAAAGGCATTGCCTAAGTTCGGCTTGTGACAAATAGTTATCTGACGAAGTTATATGAAATTCCAGTAGGATCCTTGGGATAACATCTATGATCTCTTTCCTCACTGAGCTACAAGCATGTTTAGGTTGCTTGCTGCAGCTAAATTGCCGTTCAATTTTTCTGATATTATTTTTACCATTTACGACATAACTGAAGAGTGATTAAATGAATCTGCACCATTGAACAGAGTGTTTCAAGTATTTTCACAGAAGAAAAATATGTCCAATGGTTTAATTGCTTACCTTTTACTTCTCCTAGTTGTCTTGTATTTCACTGATCTTGGTATTTTGCAGCTGATAATGGACAGATAGACTGTTTCTCAACCATGGCAAGTACACCAATTTTAACAGTAAAGACCCTTCATATCAATTCAGCGATTCTTGCTGCAAGAAGTCGCTTCTTTCTAAAGGTAATTTTATAACCATGTGAAATACATTTGTATGATCAGTTCAAGTTTCTGATAAGCTTCATGTTTCTTAGCTTTTCTCAAATGGCATGAATGAATCTGATCAGACGCATCCAAGAATCAGGATTGCTGATTCAGGTAATGTGATAGCTTAACTGTAACATTCTTCCTCTTATATTTTATTCTTATTTGCTACTTTGGTTGTGTTACTATTTTTTGTCATAAGATTATTTATGGTAAATAAAAGATTATCTTTTATAGTCTCTGCACTTAAATTTACTGGTAATTCAGCATGCACACTGTATATATTGCATGTACCATGCACTATCTAAATATCCACTGATATGTGTCGTCTCTTTTAGTCATCGATGTGGGCAAATCGTGGATTAATTAACTCACTCTTAAGCAGGGAACTCTCTCTTAAGTTTATTTTTTCATATGCAATTATCAGCCATTGGATCTGATTGTATTGAATGATTGAGATCGCTTGGATTCCTCCCAACTCATATGTTTTCTGTAGTACTATACATATAATTTTTCTGTGATTAGAAAAAAAGTTAATCTCCCATGGAGCGTTTGTCAATACTGTAAGTCAGTAGTCAACTTCGAAAATTATTTAGGGTACAAAAAGAGTGTCCTTTTTTTTGCTTATTTGTTGAACTGCTCTCTTATGATTTTTCTGTTTTCATTCTACTTGGAACAGAGGAAAAGGCCTTTATGGAGCTTTTAAGCTTCATGTACAGTGGAAAGTTGACAACAATTGAGCCCACTCTTCTGCTCGACATCTTAATGGCTACCGAAAAATTTGAGGTTCTTTCTTGCATGAGGTACTGCAGTCAGCTGCTCAGAAGCCTGCCTATGACCACAGAATCTGCACTGCTATACCTAGACCATCCATGCTCCCTTTCAATGGCTGCTGAAGTTCAGAGTGTGGTAGGTGCAGCCAGGGAATTCCTTGCTGAGAAATACAAGATTTTAGACAAGTGAGTGATCCCCATTTGatggagcaatttttatttttcatttcgtAGAAAAATGTAGGCACTGGCCATTGTAATGTGCATGAAGTGTACTCATGGCATGGTTTGTCCCATTTCAGGTTTGAAGAAGTGATGAACATCTCTCTTTCTGGAATCGAGGCGATCTTTTCGAGCACTGACATACAAGTAGCATCTGAAGATGCGGTATATAACTTCTTGCTCGAGTGGGCCCGTGCGCGATACCTGGAACCGGAGGAAAGACGCGAGATCTTGAGCAGCCGTTTGCTTCCGCTGGTACGCTTCAGTCATATGACATGTGCCGCACTTCAGGAGATCCTAGCATGCACTGATGATGATATAGACCGTGAGCAAGTAACCAAGCACATCAATGAGGTCCTCCTCCATAAAGCTTACCCAACCCAGATGGAAGGTGCTCTTGCAGCAGATGTATCAACTCTCGATTGGCAATCTGTTGAGCGAACTTACGGGTCCAAACATGTGAAAGCGGTTGCGTTTGATCGACCTTACCCACAGGTTATAGTTTACATGGATCTAACGCGCGCCGAATGCTCCGGATTCTTCCCATCAGGAGTTATATTGTCGGACTGGTTCAATCTCGCAGGTCAGAAATTCTATCTCATGGCAAACTGTGTACTGGATGAGGAGACAGAGTTGTACAGCTTTTGCCTCTGGTTAGGGATATATGGAAATTCTATCTCAGGCTCGTCGTGTTTCGATATTGAGTTTGCTGCAAGGACAAGATCGTCAGGAAAATTCTTGAGCAAGTACGGCGGTAGGCACACATTCAGCGGGTCTTTGCTGGAGGGATGCGATGATCTTTTTGGAGTTCCATGGTCGACGTTCATTGCGGACGACAGCCTCTTCATTGACGGCGTGCTGCATCTGAGAGTTGATCTGACTGCGGTGGAGCAGCCTGAATTACAGACCTGATGGTATTTCACTCAGCAAAGTTAGGGTGTGTCTTGAGCCCTGCATGTGATACTGTGAGCTGCTGCAGCAGCCAGGAAGTTTAATCCCTGGGCATTGTCCGGGGTAACCTGAATcatgtgttgttgttgttgatcgGTTGCTACTGCAAGTCAGTAgtaacatgtgtgtgtgtgtgcgctgaCTGCTGACTTTTGTATGTTGCTATCATACTTCAGAATTTTATTTATGCCTGTGCGAATGGTCTCTGTGCTGGGAAAGTGATTTTGTTGGCTGAATGATGCAAGGAGATTCCGACTTGGTGCTTCAACTGCTTCCATCTGACTTACTGTAGTGTTTTTCTTTTCTAAATGTTAGTCCACACACTTGCTGAATCTTGAATCTTCGTTGACAGTCAGCGGTTCAGGGCTTGCATTGCTACAAGGTCATCCGTCCCAATGATCACATGGATCGTCCCTCTTCTTTTCGTTCGTCCTTCGAATGTCGACGGATTTGTGAAGTTCTTAAGCGTGGATGCTGATTGGTGCGCTCCcctccccccccacccacccacacacacgaGCGCCAGAGGAGGCGGAGGGGGcggcggaaccctagccgccggtcCAGGCCACCATCCTTGCCCCCTCATGTCCTTGTTGCAGCCTCGGTGCGCTGACGGGCAAAGCCTGGCTAGCATCGGCGACAGAGGGGTGCCTTCCTTCGCTCGTTCGGCGCTTGGTGGCGCAACGTGTGGACGAGATGTGGCGGCACCACGGCagcagccggcggtggtggcgcGGGTTGTGGGCGGCGGCATGAAAGGGTTGTGGTTTGCGGGTTGCGGGGGTGCGCACCATGTCATCGGAAGGGATGGGACGGGTGCGTCTCGGATCTGCCTTTCCGGGGATACGGACAGCTCGGCTCGTTGTGGTGACGGGGCTCGGCTTGTCGCTAGTGATAGCGTGCTTGCCGGCCTCCGGTCAGGCCTAGTCTTGTACTCCGACAAGGGTGTGCGGGCTACGGTCAGCGTGGGTTGGTGACCTTTGTTGCGTACCTGCAGTGGTGGTTGACAGCGATTGTGGTTTGGTAGGGGCCGCGTTCCGGCTGTGGTGGGTGCACCAATGATGGGCGATGTTGCGGCAGCTCTGGCGACAGTGATTGGTGTGCGAGTGGTGGTGGCTCCTTTCTTCTCATGGGTTCGGGCCGGCATGGGATGTCCGCGTGGTGGAGATGTCCAGGACCTGGGGCTCGTGCTCGGGCAGACCAGATTGGGGCCTGGGGCGGGTCGGAGCTCCTGCTTTGGGTAGGCGATGGTGGTCTCAGTCCGAGAGATGCGCACAGGtgatgtgtgtcggtgtcaaaaccggcggatctcgggtagggggtcccgaactgtgtgtctaaggttaatggtaacatgagacaggggacatgatgtttacccaggttcgggccctctctatggaggtaataccctacgtcctgcttgattgatattgatgaatacgagtattacaagagttgatctacctcgagatcgtaatggctaaaccctagaggtatagcttgtatggctatggtaataaATATCTCCTCCTctctggactaagtcctctggtttatatagacatcggggagatctagggttacacaagatcggttacaaagaaagaaatctacatattcggtcgccaagcttgccttccacgccaaggagagtcccattcggacacgggtgcagtcttcggtcttc is from Triticum aestivum cultivar Chinese Spring chromosome 3A, IWGSC CS RefSeq v2.1, whole genome shotgun sequence and encodes:
- the LOC123058007 gene encoding BTB/POZ domain-containing protein POB1 isoform X2 yields the protein MASTPILTVKTLHINSAILAARSRFFLKLFSNGMNESDQTHPRIRIADSEEKAFMELLSFMYSGKLTTIEPTLLLDILMATEKFEVLSCMRYCSQLLRSLPMTTESALLYLDHPCSLSMAAEVQSVVGAAREFLAEKYKILDKFEEVMNISLSGIEAIFSSTDIQVASEDAVYNFLLEWARARYLEPEERREILSSRLLPLVRFSHMTCAALQEILACTDDDIDREQVTKHINEVLLHKAYPTQMEGALAADVSTLDWQSVERTYGSKHVKAVAFDRPYPQVIVYMDLTRAECSGFFPSGVILSDWFNLAGQKFYLMANCVLDEETELYSFCLWLGIYGNSISGSSCFDIEFAARTRSSGKFLSKYGGRHTFSGSLLEGCDDLFGVPWSTFIADDSLFIDGVLHLRVDLTAVEQPELQT
- the LOC123058007 gene encoding BTB/POZ domain-containing protein POB1 isoform X1 translates to MAGGKNMMAVLVSAEVEAEMDLELSSRVGVPNFEFAFNSEVFSNIVMQIEVITGGDVSGGSLLIGDDNKKADNGQIDCFSTMASTPILTVKTLHINSAILAARSRFFLKLFSNGMNESDQTHPRIRIADSEEKAFMELLSFMYSGKLTTIEPTLLLDILMATEKFEVLSCMRYCSQLLRSLPMTTESALLYLDHPCSLSMAAEVQSVVGAAREFLAEKYKILDKFEEVMNISLSGIEAIFSSTDIQVASEDAVYNFLLEWARARYLEPEERREILSSRLLPLVRFSHMTCAALQEILACTDDDIDREQVTKHINEVLLHKAYPTQMEGALAADVSTLDWQSVERTYGSKHVKAVAFDRPYPQVIVYMDLTRAECSGFFPSGVILSDWFNLAGQKFYLMANCVLDEETELYSFCLWLGIYGNSISGSSCFDIEFAARTRSSGKFLSKYGGRHTFSGSLLEGCDDLFGVPWSTFIADDSLFIDGVLHLRVDLTAVEQPELQT